Below is a genomic region from Brassica rapa cultivar Chiifu-401-42 chromosome A08, CAAS_Brap_v3.01, whole genome shotgun sequence.
aaacaaaattagacAAACAGCATTCTTCAATCTTGAAAGAACTATACAACAAGCAAATGAGatctagtttaaaaaaaactaatacaaCATCCAACAATTAAGGAGATTAACTTCGTATTGTATTTCTGTTGATCAGAAAAAAAACCCTTCATATTTTTTATCTAATTTAATAACTTAAAATTAAGTTAAAAAACTAACACACTAAAATCTAAAgggcaattctcataaatagacaAATTTCAAGTTGTAGTCACAAAAGTAGACCACAAGAAGGAAagtgaccaaaatatttcatttaataggtaaaaaaacataatatcctagatatataaaaaaaaataaaaaaaataaggaaagtgaccaaaatattttatttagattatatgttttcaaattcgaatttttttctaattttttttcgatttttttttaatcttttttttcaaattttctttttataatttgaaaatactttttgaaactatttttaaaatttttattttaaaatatttaatatttattttttattttataaaattttaaaccttaatCCTAAATTcctaccccttaactctaaaccctaaggttttgattagttaactctagaagtgtaaatgtatatttacctctttaatgaaacattttggttattttgattcttaaaatctatatttgtgacaaaaaaaattttagtgctatttttgggtattttccAAATCTAAATATGTTGAGTATATTTATTAATCCGCACAAAGCGCGGATTCTCACCTAGTTCTCTTTATAAATACTTTCgtaaactcttataaatgatattttatactttttataCCCACACAAATTCTataatttaattgttttttttagaatatgaaaCCCTCAGTTTGTTTACTCCCAAAGTTCTCTGTTATGAATGTTATCTGTCTTTTACAATACAAcctgacaaaaaaaactattgagTTTATCACAACTCTGTATAACAGAATATAAACTTCACATCAGATGAGATACCCACACATACATGCAtctataaaaacaaaacacaacaaaGGATCATCTGAATGGCTCCACTGGCATTGTTTCCTCCAGTGTAACGGCAGCCTGAAAACACTCCACAGCTTCTTGCATAGACGAGACAGATCCTTCAGCTTTAAACATCTTCCCAAGAATATACCAAGCCGTATGGTTCAGCCTATCAATCCTTAGAGCCTCCATTAAAAAGCTTCTTACAACTGATCCGTTCCCAAGCTCCATTAGAATCTCAGCCTTGGATACTAGGCTCGGGACGTGCACTGGATCGATGTCCAGAGCAGTTGTGAACGCCTCCATCGCTTCTTCTAGCTGGCCTTGTCTCTTGTACAGTACACCTTCAGTGTGGTATCTTGCAGGAGAGTAAGGACCGATGAGTCTTGATCTCGAGAGACATGTCTCTGCGTCACGCCACTGCGAGAGGTTTATATAGATATGAGCAAGATCATGCCACGTCCCAAGCTCCAGACTCCTCAGCCCCTCTACATCATATCCCTCCTTTGGCATCTTCTTTACAGAACTGAAGCTTTTGCTTTGAACTTGAAGGAGTGCTAGAAGCTGTGTGTAACTCTCAATCCCATCCTTCACTTCTCCTTTAGCTACACGAAGCTTTGCCTTCAGACGCAACAGCTTCCCTTGTTCCCACTTCCCTGCCTCGTTAATCGCTGCATCCACAATAGTCTCCGCATCTTGAAACCGCTTCTGCGCGGATAAAACCCGAGCTAGAAGCAGCCATACTTCAAGATCAGACTCTGCTCCAAGCTTCAACGCGTGCTTAGCGTACGCTAACGCTGAATCCAGCTTCCTCTCCTCTGCCTTCTCCAACGCGAGACGGTGCAGGACTCTGGGGTCTGTCATATCCGCAGACTCCAGAGCCTGCATCCCCTCAGAGAGCCTAGCTACACGCTCGGTCTCGGTAGCTGATGCTCTCGAGCTTTCAGTGAGTGCAATGCCTAAAACTAGACGCGCTGCACTATCTAACTGAACACATTCTTTGCCTAAGCTTCCCATAGCTCTCCTCGCGTATTCTAAGCCTTCCTCAGCGAGTTCAGACCTCTCACCACATATCTTAGAAGCCATCAGCAAACCAGATACCCGGTTTGGATCCTCCAGCTTCCTCAGTAAACCGAGCGCTACAAGATCTTCTCCTGCACCGTGGTAACACAAAGACAACGTATAATAAAGCTCCCTCTGGTCTAATATCTCAGGTCTAAGCTTTTCAAGTTGCTTAGCCAGAGCGGTTAGATCTCCTGCAACCGTAAGAGCGAACGTGAGATGGTCCAAGATGGCTGCATCCCACGAGATTCTCTTCTGGTTAACTTTCCTTAGAAGTAACAAGAGAAGAAGGATAGCTTCCTCCACATTGTTCCTAGGAATGAAAGCTCCTTCAGTCTGAGCGCGCAGGTTGGGCGGGACTGCTTCTTTCCCGGAGTAGAGAAGAAACACTGCGTACTCTTTTTGTATCCTCGCTCTGGTTTCAGGATCAAGCTTCCAGTGATTGAGAAGCGCTCTTCTGAAAGATAAGATAGCATCACGCGGCGAGTCAGCTAGTTTCCATAGCTGAGGAAGCAGCTCAACTGCTTTGGTCAGCGTCTCCTTCAACTTAATGTCACCTATTACATTTTCTAGTAAAGAAGCCTCCACTATATCAAGAATGACTTTGCAAGACTGCGCAGCTTCTGCAAGAAGAATCAATTTGTTTAGCCAACAAATACAGAAACATAAGAAATCGGCCATAGCCGAAATGATTTTCTTATAATCCGATTTATGCGACTCAAATTGGTTTAAACGGTTCTAAATCggttattaaaaacaatttctatTCGTTTAAATCAATCTAAATTGGTCTAAAACTTTTAAATCAAGCAATAATGTTAGTTTAATCCAcaaatttgaaactattttttttttgtatatctaatttttataatttaacaaaataattttataactaaacttaaaaactaatttatttaatataaatgtaaattatataaaaataaatcagtAGCTCGTTAAGAATAATTCGGCCAGTCTATAGTCCTCTATTAAGCTTCTAGCTACTTACTAGCGAGTTTTTGAACATTGATAAAGATTGTGACTTGTGACTACCTTGGAACCTTGCAAGACGCTGGAGAGACTTGGCTTTGAGGAAAATAGCATCAAAGAGCAAATAAACAGTATGTTTAGAcatgggaggaggaggaggagcaaaGCTGGTTTTGGAGCGTCTTCTATGTTTTGGTTCTTGTCTAACAGTTAAAGCGGTTTTCATCTTTATTGTGATCCCATTGATATCAATCCGTTCAAAGACTCGCAATGCCGCCTCTATGTTCCCTTTCTGATACTCAATCCTCCCCAAAAACGCACTCGCCTCctgaaacaacaacaacaacaacacaatgATACGCAGCTGTTCTTTGAGAGGTCAGGGGTGATGAAGAAAACCGAACCTCGTGGTTTAAAGAACTAGTCTCACGCAGAGATAACTCTAGTTCGTCAAAGTTCACATTATCAAGCTTCTCAGCAGCTGAAGCTGATAAAGCTGAGTTCACAGCAAGGTCTGGTGGTTGATTGTTGTCTTGCTCATCTATAAGTCTCATTTGTTCACCAGAACACAAACACTTCATCCTGATGTTACTTAAACTCTGTCTTAGTATATGCTTAAATGCAACTTCTCGGAACTAATCTCGgtcttcttcatagcttctcaAACAAGTTAGATGATTAAGAACACGTGTTAAATCAGAACATAACAGAAACATGAAATAAGACATTCACATTGATGTAATACGGTTCTAACTCAGTTCAGTACCGAAAAGCTCGAAACTTTATAACGAAAATTGAGATAATATAATTGAAGATAAAGCTCTGAATCAAATCGAATTGCATATAGAATTGAAGTTATGAAGACGATGAAGAAGGCAGAGAGAGGGAGAAAAGAACACACCTTTGATTTTCCGGGAAAGAAGAAGAATCCGAGATAATAAGGAAGATGACAGACATGGTGGCCTCGAGATTCTTCAGACTTGTTCAGATTCGAAGCAATCAAGGGAAGcaattgaaaatgaaaaaaaaataactgaTCTTTTTTACTTTTGTCTCTGCCTTTTGCTTTGTTGCTTTCTGCATTGATGTGAGTGAGAGTCTCTGCCTCTTTGTTTGTTGTTTCCTcagtaataataaaattaaaaacaaaatataaaaaggaGACGGCGTGAGGAAGGAGAATGGGTGCAGTGCAGGAGGAGGGGAATAAAAACAGCAGATGGAATGATCCAAAGCTTTGGACTTTGTACCACGAGATGAGACATGTGTTACTTATTGTATTACTGCCTTTTTGTATTTCTTTcctttctttattattatttcctTCCTTTTTGGACTATATTATTATCTCCTTCCTTTTTCTGTTTATTACttaccttttctttttttccttttcttctccTTAAAAATGTCTCTCACTCTCACATGTTCactttttgggttttttttcattaactattttaatatttctttctaTTTAATTATGGGCcaccaaaatattaaatatcaaattaatattttcaatgATGGAGCAAAGAAAATGTTGAAATAGCAATAAGAAAATACATTTGATGAATCATGGGTAACTAAACACATACATTCAGTATAGTGTTTTCCGTTTTACTAGTCTAATAGTCTACTATTAGCATTATAGATTTTAATCACGTAGATTCTTTTCATGTTCTTAGAACTTTAATGTGTGGAGGGTTCTAATCGAGGGGGTGTTCGTGTTAACGTAGATCGTTAAGTGAAAATAGTTGGACACAAAATGCGTTTATGTTTGTGAAAGAAATTAAGCTAGCGATATCCTGAAAGGATTACAAATTTGCAACTCAATCTATGGTTATTGGCTAATCCCATCATGCATGCACTAAGAATTATTCAATCTTTGACATTCTGAACGTAATATATAGTAGCCATGACGATATATCTGCAGGCCAACAATTGAAACATCACAAATGATTGTGAAGAGTTTCTCTATGGGTAGATTCGTTACAAACAACCACAACTACTTTTATTGATGTGTGACATAAACGTTTAAGCTATGAAACAACATtgttagtttacaaaaaaaaagaaacaacattgttttagcaaaaagaaaaaagaaaaaaagaaacaacattGTAAAAAAAGAAGTTGTTCTTTTTGGTTTACGGTTCCGAGCAATGGCATCACTATCTTGTTTCCTGACCGGTCCAATACGTTTATGAAGTCAAGACTGTCATGATACCAAACATAAGTAATCCACTTTGATGAGATGTATTATAATTTGCTCGAAACAAGAGattgaaaagaagaagaaaataacaatACCTCAAACTAATACAGTAGTCTTTAACGATTTATCAGTTTTGAGGTCATCCGAATATCTTCCCCAAAGATAACCTAATAACTTTATAACAAACACAACACAGAACGCCGAGCCGAAGACAATGGATAGCAAACCGAACTTGTCCATATCGTCTTCAATTCGTACCCTTATGGCAAGTTATTTTTATCTCTATAATCATGTTAGTTTCATTCTTTTTGcacacaaattatatatatatactacatTGTCAAGCTTCATTTAACATTTTGAGGTAAAGACAATAAAATGTAAGTTTTACATTTTTCCGGGTCTTATGTAAAGATTACTTCTTTAACTAAATGGAAATATGTACTTgttcacaaagaaaaaaaaaaggaagaggtAAAATCTAGACGCTGGCACATTGGATAATCGTACCATACTTGATATATGTAATGTTTACATTTTTCTTAAGAGAGAACAAAATACCTGCATGACTATCAAGTGGTAGGTGAATCTTGTGAATGTCTACAACATTTTTTTCAGGGTTTAAGCCTCCATTGAAACAAAATCTCAGTTATGTGAGAAGTTTAGGTTTGAATTTCGGTCTTTGATATTAGTCGAAAGACATTTCAGTGACCAGTCCATTATGTAGTATTTAGTGTCTTCTTTCCGAAGCCAGCCAAATCAACTTATAGGACATCAAAAAACAGACAAAATATCCATATGGTAGTTTTCTAGCAAAAGATCAAAACGTCAGTTATAATTTAATGGTGCTTGTTTTGTATTACTTGCTATCACTGTTTCGGTTTTGTGTCAGTGGGCTTTGATTTGGATATGTTCTAAAATATTCGTCGTAGTTGATAGAGTCGAAACGTAGTCGTTTCGTCATGTTATCTCTTCCCTAAAAACAGATTCAAAACtcaaattaaacaaaacatttCAGCAAATCGACGGAGAGAGATGAATCTTCCAGTGGTAGCTTGCTTCGCGCCAAGAACTCCGATGCTTCACACCGGCTTGAATTATAGATTTTCCGACACGAACCGCAGTTCAACACTGGTTTCCACGGCAAGGATACCATCACGAAACTTGAAACCTCTCGCTGCTGTTTCGTCTGATGCCGTACCCGACCCTGAATCCAATCTCAAACCGAAGAAGGAGGCTACGGAGAGCGAGAACTTTCCGACGAAGGTCCCGCGTAAACCGAAGCGAGGGCGACGGAGCGAAGCGGACGCCGTGGAGGATTTCGTGAGAAGCTCCCTCGAGAAGACGTTCTCCACCATACGAGAGCAGAATCCAGAGGTTTTCGAGAACAAGGAGAAGGCGAGTTTCATCAAGAACAGAGCCGAGCAAAGCGACGAAGACGATGATGAAAGCGAAGGAGAAGGAGAGATGGTGGTGGAAGAGGAAGATCCAGATTGGCCTGTGGATACGGATGTTGGGTGGGGAATCAAAGCTTCGGAGTACTTCGATACGCATCCCATCAAGAACGTGGTGGGAGAAGACGGGACTGTGATTGATTGGGAAGGCGAGATTGATGATAGTTGGGTTAAAGAGATCAATTGTTTGGAGTGGGAAAGCTTTGCTTTTCATCCTAGCCCTCTCGTCGTCCTCGTATTCGAACGGTACAAGAGGTGAaaagcttgttccttctttgaCGCATTTTCGCGAACACCTTGTGTGCATAGGAGAGAAGTATTAAAACTATGAAAAGCTTTTGTCTTTTTCCGTTTTTGAGATTTTCATTGCGTATGGAACGGACCCTTTACGTATAAGAGTCCGTAATCGTCAAACTGTAATGAAAAGGAATCATTTTTATGAGGAACATTGTTGCTTGGCGTTTACAGGGCTAGTGATAACTGGAAGACGTTGAAGGAGCTTGAGAAAGCCATCAAGGTGTATTGGGATGCAAAAGATCGATTACCTCCACGGGTATGTCACAAGCCTTCTCTATATTCTGCAGTTTATCGCTATAACTAGCACATTTTACCCTCATTGTCTCTCTCCTGATGTGATAACAAGTAAGTCTTTGCTCTCTGTTAACAAGGATCACCATGTTTGTTGAACAGGCGGTTAAGATTGACTTGAACATCGAGACAGATTTGGCTTATGCTCTAAAAGCCAAGGAGTGTCCGCAGATTCTGTTTTTACGGGGAAACCGGATTGTGTACAGGGAGAAAGGTGATATGATGTGTTGCTAATTGATGTGTTCTGTCTTTGCAATGATTATGAGGTGTGGATCATCAACATACAGTGTTAAACTTTGATGCAGACTTTCGTACGGCGGATGAATTGGTTCAGATGATTGCGCATTTCTACTATAAAGCAAAGAGACCTTCGTGGATAGACAAGGCTAACGTAACCCCGTACTGCTAGTTTGCAATGTGAACGAGTAGAGTACTAAAAGGTCAGCGTAGGCAAAAGATGTTTGAGACTTAGCATATGCTATGTTCGGAAGAAGAGATCAAGCAGGAGTTACTCGACCTATTATTTTGTTAGCTTATGGAAATAGCAGGTGTCTGGTGCAGAGGTAAAGTTTTggtttttgtgataaaaatcaCAAGTTTTTTTGTTGAATTGTGTTACCAAAGTCGTCTCTGGTACTCTAGAGGCTTATAAGCTTGAACATATTTGTTTATTGTTTGTTATATGCAATTTAAAATTCCCAAGTAATGGGGTTTTTACTatctttctatattttttagtGCTCCTATCCTATAACCTTTGACTTGTGTGAGAGTGATTTGAATCCAATGGTCTTTGTTACCAAGATGATAATTCCCAAGAGCCAAAATCTTCAAGAAGAAACTATAAACAAAGTTTGAAACATCAAAgcttttttataatatatttttttggcaCTATACATAAAGCAAAGAGGCCGTCGAGGAAACATCAAACTTCAAGATGATTGCGCTATGTTTCTATATACAAAGCTAAGAGGCCTTCGAGGAGCAACAATGCCAACGTAAAAACCAGTTTTGTAACTTTTCATAACGTGAACGAGTACCTAACTGGTCAGTATGTAGGAACGGAAGGAGTTATTCGATCTCTTACTTCAACTTTTTATGTTACTAGGTTATGAAAAGAAGAGGGCCAAAGGTTTGGACATATATTGCCGCTAAAGAGGTAAATTTGGTTTAAGAAGTTGGAGGTTAACGCTTTTTATTGACATGGATGAAAGATTTTGACACGAAGTTGATGAATTCATATTGGATTACAAAGTGGTATGTTTATAGAGACTCTATATAACCAAAAGCTCCGGACATATACATATTTGCTTGTAATGATTGTCAAGTTGTTGTATGTTCGATGCAATAAAGAACTCCCAAGTATTGGTTTTTGATCTAACATAGACTTAAGTGAACGAATAATCTGAAACCGATCTCtagcttttgtttttcttcaagATCATACTTCCTAAGAGAATCAAAACCGATATGTAGTGCTTTGCGCTTCTCCTATAGCTAGGGTTTCAACTCggatttaaagaaataaaaccaatatattattttataaaacacaTCATGAAACAGAGAATTATTAAAACgctaaaaagaagaagaagaagaagcacgCAAGAAATAATCAACAGATCATATGCTAGACTTCTTTTGTATCTTCGTACTCATTGTCTCGGTAACTCTGaaccctaaaaaaaaaagaaaaaggtcaCATTCGATACGTATTAGCCTTTATCAAAAGAAACCTAATATATTACCTTAAACCTGCGAAGTTGTGGCCACATTACCATTCGACGTCGTCTTTTTTCCTAGACGCTTTAGAATGCTTTTGTAGAAGCATGCTAAAACAGCCAACGCGATGGCGATGATGACGACGGCGACGGCTTTGGCATATTGACCAGGACTACTCATATTGTTCCTTGCAATTTGTTTAGTGAATGCCTTGAACAGAGAACTGATTTTATGTTATGTATTATATACTAGAGATTGAccttggttttggtttttacatttttttacattgctatttatttttcataattaattaatgttatatattttagatctGTCTTGATATAACTAAttgtaggggtgggcacttcggttattttatcggttcggttcgagttcggttcggtttggttagtttggttctAGAATTTTTCTAGCTGAAGTAAACCatagttagtttggtttggatcgatttcggttcagttatgttcggtttggtttatattcggttcggtttgtattCGATTCAGTTTGTATTTCGGTTCGATTCGATTTAATCGGATTTCTCTTAGTTTATTTATTGTACAAGAAATcatgttttaatacataaatgTATGGTTGTCATGAAATAATCGCGTTGgtcataataaaaaattaagtatgtaaattaaattcaatataaaaccaaataaaaatctttttaaaagttacaaatatagtttataactttataacaATTAACATGGAAATTATGTGGGCTTGATGACAAATATTACAAAAGTTAGATGAAGTGTCATggaaatcaaattatattaggATTTCCTTCGTGCAAAAGGAAATTACTTGGGCTAAGTCTTAGGATTTTAATATCTTGatatcactaatatttttaatttaaataacgaTAAAAACACTTCGgtttatcggttcggttcggttgaaaccgaactgaactgaaTCATTCGGATTGGGAAAATCTTCAACCGAATGATTTGAAATggactttggtttggttcaaatcggtttcggttcagtcggttcggttcgatcggttcggttcggattttttgcccacccctaactaattgtattcaaaagacaTGGACCAAATCGGATAATACtgattgaaactaaaataaaaagagtttaaataaaacaaactaaaccgaacgtttaaccatatgcaaaaaattagttattttatatttttgattttataattggcagaaagttaatgttgattaactaataaataaaaatctgcattattattattatgataatataattaatgatgtgatgtattgttaagttaatataattaatgaaattattaaactgaaaaatatggaaacataattaatgtaattatattaataaaattactaaaaggacaatatacttttttttatattgctAACAATTCGCATTTATATTGTTATCcatgttttcaaataatatcaaaaagtattttagttttaataaatatagatatatggATACTCTAAGGAAGCTGAAATATTCTCCAATTTGATAAAAGCTAACTTAACATTTGATGAGAAGAAAAGGAAAGTAAATTTACACTTTCCTCCGGtgtttatatatgtaatttgtCATTAAGGAAATAAATGGAACGATATCATTAATGAGGAGAGTATCATACATCGgtttacaaaacaaaagaaaaaactaaaacaaatattcaaaaataaaaatctcatAAGTAACATTGTACGATTATTAGCTCAAAAAGAagatttaattatgtttttgcaGTGCAAAGTTAAaatctaattaatatttttgaatagttTTGGATTTTATGATggaacaaatttgaaatttagtaAATGGTTTAATATATACTTTCGTTTAGTTTGAGTTTTAaagtatactagattttgacccgcgcttaaaagcgcgagttatttttctgataaaatatatgatatgaattaCTATTTTAGTCTTGTTATCCATTATTATGTGATAAAATTATAgtatatcaaaaaataaaattattatttttatttagttagttaatgtaattatatttttaatcgtttgatttttttaaacattataagGTTTGATCAGACTCAatgtctattattttaaaataaattattttaaattagatgAGAACAATACTTTTATATCGAATTTGGATATGTGGTCAAACCGGTAAACATGATGACTTGTACATAAATTGGTTTGAATTAatgaaaactcgttaatttaaagcatgcaaacttcgaaaaacactacaagaaaactcaAGCTTAACGAGGAATATTAACGAGGAAAAAAAACCCTCGTAAGTTTACGTCAACTTTACGAGGATTTTACGTGAATAACGGTATcatcgttatttcctcgtaaactaaCGACAAAAACCGTTCGTCGTAAAGTCGATGTAATGTGACGTgtcatttacgaggaaataacgatgATATCATGTTTCACGTACGTTCCTCGTAAAGTAGACGTAAACTTCGCGtcttatttacgaggaaactatTTACTTGGATTTAGCGAGGAAATTTTAAATCCACCAACTTTGTAAGTGACACACGTTTTTTTTTGcacctaattaattttgaatccaccaactttgtaagtgacacacggagattattgaagtcgaatttccagggatactgaagctgaaatgcgtcctcttcaaatgtgaatggttcgaccccgtcgtcaacagaggtgttcggtctaacaaattcggtgtagttgatgtcaacggtggacgacggtacaacaaattcgagcctttcatcttagcttcacaagcagaccaagttagcttccttccatactctcggatgagagattcgggtataaattggttagcagtgatcaaagtaacacctcgaggacgaatcatcagtggagaagaaccaccattgcaagaagaacagataaatgaagtcgaggaacctgaacaagaaattgatgacatccttctcattgatccgcataatcacgagtacgaagatcttaccgatgatgccacatacgaagctgttgaagacgagtttaatgaaaatgaagacatttctagtgatgacgagaatgtcgatgaatccgattgatgtattttcgattttgtg
It encodes:
- the LOC103834751 gene encoding thioredoxin-like fold domain-containing protein MRL7, chloroplastic, translating into MNLPVVACFAPRTPMLHTGLNYRFSDTNRSSTLVSTARIPSRNLKPLAAVSSDAVPDPESNLKPKKEATESENFPTKVPRKPKRGRRSEADAVEDFVRSSLEKTFSTIREQNPEVFENKEKASFIKNRAEQSDEDDDESEGEGEMVVEEEDPDWPVDTDVGWGIKASEYFDTHPIKNVVGEDGTVIDWEGEIDDSWVKEINCLEWESFAFHPSPLVVLVFERYKRASDNWKTLKELEKAIKVYWDAKDRLPPRAVKIDLNIETDLAYALKAKECPQILFLRGNRIVYREKDFRTADELVQMIAHFYYKAKRPSWIDKANVTPYC